The sequence CCGTTCACTGGTATTATGGCAGTTTCCAACTCAACACCCAACGATCTTGCATCGCCAACATTTTCCCTTGCAAATGTAGATGGCGCCACTAAGTTGAAAAATTGAATATCTGTCCAGTCAATATAAAAAGCTGTTGCTCCCAACCTAAAACGATTGTTAGGGGTGTTTACCTTATAACCCAACTCAAAGTTGTTTGAGTATTCTGGGTCAAAGGTCTGTTTTGTCCCTTCTGGCAATCGCTGTGCATTTATGCCTCCTGCCCTAAAACCCCTGGTGTAACTTGCATACAAATTGGAATTGTTATTAGGGGTAAAAGAGACGGCAGCTTTAGGTGATATTGCTGAATAGTTACCATTTTCAGTAATCTCCGGATTAAATTCAACAAACGTTCCATTGGAAAAGATTAAATCTCCAAATCCATTGAATGTGGCTTTGCGTTCCTCATAATCATAGCGAAGGCCTCCTGTAAACTGAAACTTTTGGGTAAGGTTGACAGTAAATTCCCCAAAAGCAGCAAACCCTTTGTTTGATCCTTCGTTTTTGGAGATAATGTTGGAACCTCTTGGAAGCCCAAAAAAATCAGCTTCGGGGTCAGTCAATTCTTGAGCTAAATTGGTGGAAGGTTCAAATGCATTTTGTGTGAACCCAAAAAGCCCCCCGGTGTATTGCCATCTAGAATCTAAATTGACCGAATTAATTCTAAACTCCTGACTCCATACTTCTTGTGGTGGAAGTTTCTCACTAATCTCATCATCAACAAAAGAATGAAAAAAACCAGGAAAATCGATATCTTCAAACGCCAGAACAAGATTTTGATAGGTTGTTATGGAGCTCAATGTATAGCTTTCCCCAAAATGTTTGGCAACCAAAGCTGTATTGACAATGTTTCTATTATGGCTTGCCAGTCGGCTTAAATAAATCTTATCAGGATTTTCAAAAGCGATTTCTTCATTCGGTTGGGAGACGAAAAATCCAGAGGCATCGGACCAATCTCTTTGTCCTTTTACATTAAGAGAAAGACTTAGCTTTTGACTTGCCAACCACTTTAAACTAAGATTCCCATATAAATTGCTGAAATCACCAACCGATTCCCCATTTAAGGAGATATCTGGTATTGGCGCTAGAGAAGCATCGTTTTCCCAATATCCGTCCCTAGATTGAAACAGACCATTAAAACCAAAGAACAGTTTGTTCTTTACTAAAGGAGTTTTAATGCTTATTGCATGACGCTGTAAACTTAAATTCCCAAAACCAACCTCGGCAAAACCTTCGGTTTTATTTGTTGGTTGCTTAGTCAAGATATTTATTACCCCGCCCATTGCGTTTCTGCCAAATAATGTTCCTTGAGGCCCTCTAAGGACCTCAATACGCTCAATATCTGTTAATGCAAATCCGTTTGCAAGAATGTCCAACTGATTCACATCATCAATATAAGTTGCCACTGCAGGGTTCTCACTAAAAACCTGTATGCCCCTAATAGATTGGATGGCCTGGAATGGCACACCAGATTCTTGATAGAGATAATTGGGTACAACTGCTGTAAGTCCATCCAACCCCCAAGTACGAGTATCCTCAATGGTCTTACTGCTTAATGAACTGATCGAGATGGGAGAGGCCACTAAGGTTTCTTCACGTTTTCTTGCTGAAACCACCACATCTCCCAAAACTGTAGTTTGTTCCAATAAGACTATAGTTAGCTCAGATTCCTCAAAGATGACCACGGTCTGTGCTGCAAAACCCAACGCAGAAACCACCACAGCTTTTGAGGGAGTATTTAACTTTAGTGTAAACAGCCCCTTTTTGTCCGTAGCTGTACCAAGATCGCTATTTAGAACCGAGATGTTTGCCAAAGGGATTGGATTTCCTTGAGAATCTATAACATTCCCTTTTAATGTAATTTGAGCCGTTGCGCATAAAAACGAACATGCAAAAATTGCCAGTATCA is a genomic window of Flagellimonas sp. CMM7 containing:
- a CDS encoding TonB-dependent receptor, translating into MKRVLILAIFACSFLCATAQITLKGNVIDSQGNPIPLANISVLNSDLGTATDKKGLFTLKLNTPSKAVVVSALGFAAQTVVIFEESELTIVLLEQTTVLGDVVVSARKREETLVASPISISSLSSKTIEDTRTWGLDGLTAVVPNYLYQESGVPFQAIQSIRGIQVFSENPAVATYIDDVNQLDILANGFALTDIERIEVLRGPQGTLFGRNAMGGVINILTKQPTNKTEGFAEVGFGNLSLQRHAISIKTPLVKNKLFFGFNGLFQSRDGYWENDASLAPIPDISLNGESVGDFSNLYGNLSLKWLASQKLSLSLNVKGQRDWSDASGFFVSQPNEEIAFENPDKIYLSRLASHNRNIVNTALVAKHFGESYTLSSITTYQNLVLAFEDIDFPGFFHSFVDDEISEKLPPQEVWSQEFRINSVNLDSRWQYTGGLFGFTQNAFEPSTNLAQELTDPEADFFGLPRGSNIISKNEGSNKGFAAFGEFTVNLTQKFQFTGGLRYDYEERKATFNGFGDLIFSNGTFVEFNPEITENGNYSAISPKAAVSFTPNNNSNLYASYTRGFRAGGINAQRLPEGTKQTFDPEYSNNFELGYKVNTPNNRFRLGATAFYIDWTDIQFFNLVAPSTFARENVGDARSLGVELETAIIPVNGLQFDASFGFTDTEYKDFELVRQDFLSGEEVRTDISGNSLGNAPEYTLFLGAQYTAGLSKEIEGTFRTELRSIGRYYTDIQNTLEQPSYTLLNARVTFGYKNYQLAIWGQNLTDETYLAFGNADTSFGSRNVRTAAPLTFGSSVIYRF